In Marinobacterium sp. LSUCC0821, the DNA window TGTAAACGCGAGGCGAAAAAGAGTCGATGAGAACACTGCGACTGATTCTGGGTGACCAACTCAATGCTCAACATAGCTGGTACCGAGAGAGAAACAGCGACCACCTCTATTTGATCGCTGAACTGCATCAAGAGCAACGCTATGTGAAGCACCACGTGCAGAAAATTGTCGCCTTCTTTATTTCGATGCAACGCTTTGCTGAAGCACTTAGCGATGCTGGGCACCAGGTTGTTCACCTAACCCTGGATGAAACAGCAGAGTTCGAATCCCTTGAACAACTCATTCTTGCTCTCTGCCAACAACACCAGATTGAACAGATAGAGTTTCAACGCCCCGATGAGATTCGACTTTTGGAGCAGTTGCGAAATCTTAAAGCGCCTGCAGGTGTTGGGCTTCGTGAGGTGGACACAGAACACTTCCTACTCCCCTTTGACGAGATCAGCAAAGAGTTTAAGCCGCAACGCTCTCTTAGGATGGAGGCGTTCTATCGCCGCATGCGCCAGCGCTACGGCTACCTCATGCACAACGGTGAGCCCGAAGGCGAGCGCTGGAATTTCGATAGTGAAAATCGCAAAGCACTTAAAGCGGCAGATTTGGAGAAGATCCCTCAACCGCTCTGCTTCAGCCAATCGACTCGGGTTGTACTAGAGCGGTTAGCACGACACAAGATTAGCCATTTTGGTGAAATCGGCGATCAGCTGGTCTGGCCCACCTCCCGTAAAGAGGCGCTGCAACTGCTCGAGTTTTTCTGCACCCACTGCTTACCCCTGTTTGGGCAGTTCCAAGATGCAATGACAGCCAATTCTGAGCATAAATGGAGTCTCTACCACTCAAGACTCTCGTTTGCGCTAAACGCTAAAATGATCTCACCAGCACAGGTAATAGAGCGATCTATAGCGGAGTTCCGTGCTCACCCAGAGTTGATAGACCTAGCTCAAATAGAGGGTTTTGTTCGTCAGATATTAGGGTGGCGAGAGTTTGTTCGCGGTATCTACTGGATCAACCTGCCCGAGTATCCAACCCTCAACGCCCTTGAGGCTGATAGAGATCTACCGGACTACTTCTGGAGTGGTAAAACCAAGATGCGCTGTATGGAGCAGAGTCTTGGCCAATCGCTAGATTACGCTTACGCACACCATATTCAGCGCCTGATGGTGATAGGCAACTTCACCCTACTCGCCGGCATAGATCCAGACCAGGTCGATGCATGGTATCTAGGGGTCTACATAGATGCCATTGAATGGGTTGAGATGCCAAACACCCGTGGCATGAGCCAATTTGCTGATGGCGGCCTGCTCGCGTCTAAACCCTATTCAGGTTCTGGCCAATATATCAGCCGTATGAGCGACTACTGCAAAAGCTGCTTTTATGATGTAAAACTGCGCGCTGGCAATCGAAGCTGCCCTTTCAATTCACTCTACTGGCACTTTCATGAGCGCCATAAAGGGCGTTTTGCAAATAATCCTCGCACGGCCATGGTCTACAGAAACTGGGACAAGAAACCTGAAGCTGAACGCGCCGCAATAATGCAGCAGGCCGCAAACTATCTTGATACGCTCAACGAACTGTAGCGCCGTTTGAAAAGCCGATATACTTCGACTTTACCTCAAAGATAGACAAAACAATGATTAAAGATTCAGATCTAGAGTTTTTCAAAAGCCCACTGCGCCGCTATCTCACAGTAGGCTTCTGTTTTGGTTGGACACTGCTAGAGTGGTTTGTCTGGAATGGGGGTATTTGGAGCGTGGTTGCCACTGCTCTGTTTGCCTACACCCTCTGGCGTCTAATAATCACCTTCCCGAAACAACTGTAACCTTTTTGTGCAGAGTGCGAGTTTAGTTACCCTGCGTTTGCCAAAACTCCGGAGCGTACTGACGACCTAACAAGAGACCGGTCATCAATTCGTTTTTCGGTACCGCAAGGTTAAGCACCTGAGCTCGTTCCACGATAAAGCCATTCAATGAGTCAACCTCCGTTAGCCGCTGAGCGCGGATATCCTGCAACATCGAAGGCTGATGGAAACGATGGGCAGCACAGGCTGTATCAATCAAATTGTGAAGCGCCTCTTCGTCAATGGTTATCGACAAAGCTTTTGCAACACTTGCGGCCTCATCAGCCAAAGCGTGGGCCTGCGCCTTTAGGTAGGGAGTGTCGTGTACCAGACCTGGGCCGCCATCCGAGAGTGCACAGATGCCATTCATCGCGACATTGAAGCACGCCTTCTGCCAAATTTTCGCCAACGGATCAGCCACTTTTTCAGCGCTAATCTGCGCTTTCACCAGCATCTCGGCCAGTGTTTGCGCCGCACTTTCAGCTAACGGATTACTCGAATCTAAAGCACCCAACCAGGTGTCAGTAAAGCCTTTCGAGCGAACATACCCTGGTTGCACCAAGGTAGCTGGAATCATAGTTACACCGTGCACAACGGGCAGGTCCGCAATGCCGGCCAGCCGTTCACCATTACCCAAACCGTTTTGTAATGAGACCAGCACGGTATCTTTCTGAAGAACTGGCAATATAGAACGAAGTGCTTCTTCACTCTGGTAGGTTTTAGTAAACACCATGACATAACGCGCTGGCGTTGCATTCTCGGCAGTCACAGCATCTGGAAAAACGGTAACCGGGGCGCCCTCAGCCTCTATAGTGACACCCTCGAGCTTCACCTTAAGCGCACTGCTTGCAGAGCGATAGAGCAACTGAACGGCGAAGCCCGCCTCAGCCAAGCGAGCCCCCACAAAGGTTCCTAAGGCACCGGCACCAACAATCATCACATCATTCATATCAGACTCCAAAAACAGTCAATCGCAACTCAAACATATACTGAGACCACTTACTCAGTCGTCAACTGCGAGAGAAAATCGATCGCAGCACGAATACGTGGAATACGCTCTGTACTCTGATGGTATACCAGATAGAACTCACGCTCACGATCCGCTTCCGGTAGAAGGTGCACTAGATTGTGATCGGGCGCCAGCAAAAAACGATGCAACATCCCGATACCAAGTCCTGCTTTTACAGCCTCGACCTGCCCAATCGGCGAATAGATAGCAGTTTGCGACTGCCAGCCATTAAAAACAGCCTTAGGTATGTTGAGCTTCTCTGAAAAGAGCAGATCTTCGACATAGCCCACCAGACGATGTGCTCCTAACTCCTCTATCGAAGCGGGTGCGCCCCACCTATCAAGGTACTCTTGAGATGCAAACAACCCTAGGGAATAGCTACCTAATCTCTGCGCATCCAACTTCGGCTCACTAGGCTTACCTACCATCACGGCGATATCCGCCTCACGTCTTGAGAGAGAGAATCCTCGTGACTGTGGAACTATCTCAACACGTAAGTCAGGGTGTAACTCCGACAATAACCTCAGCTTGGGTGTCAGGACTCGAATCGCAAATCCTTCTGGCGCTGCGATTCGCACCGTACCGGTAACAGAGCTAGAATCAGAGCCAAAGATCTCCCCGGCGGCTTCAATCTCCGCTTCAGCACGCTCAAGATACTCCATAAGACGCCCACCCTCATCGGTTAGAGTTAACCCCTTGGAGTGTCGAACAAAGAGTGCACTACCTGTTCTCTGCTGCAAGTAAGAGAGGTGGCGAGAGAGCGTAATGGTCGAGACATTAAGCTGCTCAGCTGCGCGACCCAAGGTACCACTTCGCGCAACGGCTAAGAAGTATCGCGCATCTTCCCAGTTGAATGTTTTTTGCCCCATAGGTTTCACCTGTTTGATATATCAATTTTGATACATCATACATTAAATATTTTATCTTGTTGCTTCAATTTTGATCTGGCCTAATAGCACCATACAAATAAGGAGATATCTTATGTCTATCGTTGGTAACTACATCGGCGGCCAGCACGTCGCTTCAAACTCAGGTCGTACAGCACCTGTATACAACCCAGCTACTGGTGCACAATCTAAAGAGGTTGCGCTATCAACTGCAGATGAGACTCGCGCAGCGATTGCCAATGCTCAAGAAGCGTTCAAAACCTGGAGCAAAGTAACTCCACTTAACCGCGCACGTATCATGTTCAAATTCAAAGAGCTGATCGAAGCAAACGCTGACGAA includes these proteins:
- a CDS encoding cryptochrome/photolyase family protein, with the protein product MRTLRLILGDQLNAQHSWYRERNSDHLYLIAELHQEQRYVKHHVQKIVAFFISMQRFAEALSDAGHQVVHLTLDETAEFESLEQLILALCQQHQIEQIEFQRPDEIRLLEQLRNLKAPAGVGLREVDTEHFLLPFDEISKEFKPQRSLRMEAFYRRMRQRYGYLMHNGEPEGERWNFDSENRKALKAADLEKIPQPLCFSQSTRVVLERLARHKISHFGEIGDQLVWPTSRKEALQLLEFFCTHCLPLFGQFQDAMTANSEHKWSLYHSRLSFALNAKMISPAQVIERSIAEFRAHPELIDLAQIEGFVRQILGWREFVRGIYWINLPEYPTLNALEADRDLPDYFWSGKTKMRCMEQSLGQSLDYAYAHHIQRLMVIGNFTLLAGIDPDQVDAWYLGVYIDAIEWVEMPNTRGMSQFADGGLLASKPYSGSGQYISRMSDYCKSCFYDVKLRAGNRSCPFNSLYWHFHERHKGRFANNPRTAMVYRNWDKKPEAERAAIMQQAANYLDTLNEL
- a CDS encoding ketopantoate reductase family protein — protein: MNDVMIVGAGALGTFVGARLAEAGFAVQLLYRSASSALKVKLEGVTIEAEGAPVTVFPDAVTAENATPARYVMVFTKTYQSEEALRSILPVLQKDTVLVSLQNGLGNGERLAGIADLPVVHGVTMIPATLVQPGYVRSKGFTDTWLGALDSSNPLAESAAQTLAEMLVKAQISAEKVADPLAKIWQKACFNVAMNGICALSDGGPGLVHDTPYLKAQAHALADEAASVAKALSITIDEEALHNLIDTACAAHRFHQPSMLQDIRAQRLTEVDSLNGFIVERAQVLNLAVPKNELMTGLLLGRQYAPEFWQTQGN
- a CDS encoding LysR family transcriptional regulator yields the protein MGQKTFNWEDARYFLAVARSGTLGRAAEQLNVSTITLSRHLSYLQQRTGSALFVRHSKGLTLTDEGGRLMEYLERAEAEIEAAGEIFGSDSSSVTGTVRIAAPEGFAIRVLTPKLRLLSELHPDLRVEIVPQSRGFSLSRREADIAVMVGKPSEPKLDAQRLGSYSLGLFASQEYLDRWGAPASIEELGAHRLVGYVEDLLFSEKLNIPKAVFNGWQSQTAIYSPIGQVEAVKAGLGIGMLHRFLLAPDHNLVHLLPEADREREFYLVYHQSTERIPRIRAAIDFLSQLTTE